The following coding sequences are from one Verrucosispora sp. WMMD573 window:
- a CDS encoding STAS domain-containing protein, whose product MERVPILKIGDILLVSIQVDMSDQTAVALQEDLAERIVATGCHGVIIDITALDIVDSFVGRMLSTIASISRVLDAETVVVGMRPAVAITLVELGLSLNGIRTALNVERGMELIAMDRVHDHDNPDDDPVPEPTASP is encoded by the coding sequence ATGGAGCGGGTGCCGATCCTCAAGATCGGCGACATCCTGCTGGTCTCCATCCAGGTGGACATGTCCGACCAGACGGCGGTCGCGCTCCAGGAGGATCTGGCCGAGCGGATCGTCGCGACCGGTTGCCACGGGGTGATCATCGACATCACCGCGCTGGACATCGTCGACTCCTTCGTCGGTCGGATGCTCTCCACCATCGCCTCGATCTCCCGGGTGCTCGACGCGGAGACGGTGGTCGTGGGAATGCGCCCAGCCGTCGCGATCACCCTGGTCGAGTTGGGGCTGTCGCTCAACGGCATCCGCACCGCCCTCAACGTCGAGCGGGGGATGGAACTCATCGCGATGGACCGGGTTCACGACCACGACAATCCGGACGACGATCCAGTCCCAGAGCCGACGGCGTCGCCGTGA
- a CDS encoding MFS transporter, translating to MPPSPPAVPKHTVDRQAIPTEAVDREAIPTAVDREAIPMEEVTGQGVRTVEAGAVDPASDAASTTSRANAGWLVLAGMLLVALNLRAAVTSLGPLLDEVRVGLALSGTMAGFVTTLPTIAFAGLGAATPWLVRRFSPARLLVLAMLALTVGQVLRAVTGSAVMFLLTSALALAGIAVANILLPMLVKQHFPHRTGLVTGAYTMALTVGTTVAAASAVPVAHAFGSWRAGLGVWAGLAAVAVLPWLPAALRGRTAARRSGTAHRPGVRPGRTRLGWAMAVYFGAQSLSGYAIMGWLAQMFRDAGFRPQDAGLLLAGVTALGVPIALLMPTLAGRLGSLRPLVFALTTASSLAYLGLAFAPRSGALVWVVLLAFGQGAFPLILATIGLRARTADGTVALSAFAQSTGYVIAASGPLLVGILHDATGGWLAPIGFLLIALAVQTCAGVLIARPRYIEDER from the coding sequence ATGCCCCCGTCACCCCCCGCCGTCCCGAAGCACACGGTCGACCGCCAGGCCATCCCGACCGAGGCGGTCGACCGCGAGGCCATCCCGACGGCGGTCGACCGCGAGGCCATCCCGATGGAGGAGGTCACCGGTCAGGGCGTCCGGACCGTCGAAGCGGGCGCGGTCGACCCGGCCAGCGATGCGGCTTCGACCACGTCCCGCGCAAATGCGGGATGGTTGGTGCTGGCCGGGATGCTGCTGGTGGCGCTCAACCTGCGGGCCGCCGTCACCAGCCTCGGTCCGCTGCTCGACGAGGTACGCGTCGGACTGGCCCTCTCCGGGACGATGGCCGGGTTCGTCACCACCCTGCCCACCATCGCGTTCGCCGGGCTCGGGGCGGCCACCCCGTGGCTGGTCCGCCGGTTCTCCCCGGCCCGGCTGCTGGTGCTGGCGATGCTGGCCCTCACCGTCGGGCAGGTGTTGCGGGCGGTCACCGGTTCCGCCGTGATGTTCCTGCTCACCAGCGCGCTCGCGCTGGCCGGGATCGCGGTGGCGAACATCCTCCTGCCGATGCTGGTCAAGCAGCACTTCCCGCATCGCACCGGGCTGGTCACCGGGGCGTACACGATGGCGCTGACGGTGGGCACGACGGTGGCCGCCGCATCGGCGGTGCCGGTGGCGCACGCCTTCGGCAGCTGGCGGGCCGGTCTGGGCGTCTGGGCCGGGCTGGCGGCGGTGGCCGTACTCCCATGGCTGCCGGCGGCGCTGCGCGGCCGGACCGCCGCACGGCGGAGCGGCACCGCCCACCGCCCGGGTGTGCGGCCGGGACGTACCCGGCTCGGCTGGGCGATGGCGGTCTACTTCGGGGCGCAGTCGCTGAGCGGGTACGCGATCATGGGCTGGTTGGCCCAGATGTTCCGGGACGCGGGTTTCCGGCCACAGGACGCCGGGCTGCTGCTTGCTGGGGTGACCGCACTCGGGGTGCCGATCGCGCTGCTGATGCCGACGCTCGCCGGCCGCCTGGGCAGCCTGCGTCCGTTGGTCTTCGCGCTGACCACCGCCTCCAGCCTGGCGTACCTGGGTCTGGCGTTCGCGCCGCGCAGCGGGGCGCTGGTGTGGGTGGTGCTGCTGGCCTTCGGGCAGGGCGCGTTTCCGCTCATCCTGGCCACCATCGGGCTGCGGGCCCGCACCGCCGACGGCACGGTCGCGCTGTCGGCCTTCGCACAGAGCACGGGTTACGTCATCGCGGCGTCGGGGCCGCTGCTGGTCGGGATTCTCCACGACGCGACCGGGGGATGGTTGGCGCCGATCGGCTTCCTACTGATCGCCCTGGCAGTGCAGACCTGCGCGGGCGTGCTGATCGCTCGCCCCCGCTACATCGAGGACGAGCGTTGA
- a CDS encoding STAS domain-containing protein — translation MSLTVHTEQRGDVVVVSVAGELDMATAPQLQDQITDLLDKGRSRLVFDLSDVSFCDSTGLSVFVRAKNSCDEAGGVVRLAAPQRGVLRILEVSGLVEVLHTYPTVEQAVAGDPTPASS, via the coding sequence ATGTCCTTGACGGTGCACACGGAACAGCGCGGTGACGTGGTCGTCGTGTCGGTCGCTGGCGAGCTGGACATGGCCACCGCACCGCAGTTGCAGGACCAGATCACCGACCTGCTCGACAAGGGGCGCAGTCGCCTCGTGTTCGACCTGTCGGATGTCTCATTCTGCGACTCTACCGGTCTGTCGGTGTTCGTCCGCGCGAAGAACAGCTGCGACGAGGCCGGCGGAGTGGTCCGGCTTGCCGCGCCCCAGCGCGGCGTCCTGCGGATCCTGGAGGTGAGTGGCCTGGTTGAGGTGTTGCACACCTATCCCACCGTCGAGCAGGCGGTTGCCGGCGATCCGACGCCGGCCTCCTCCTGA
- a CDS encoding FCD domain-containing protein, producing the protein MPPAVDSTPVPPRGRRVRETIAQLRQRIMQGEWPVGGRIPTEPQLVETLGVGRNTVREAVRALAHAGVLECRQGSGTYVLSTDELAPVVARRLTDHRMTEVIEVRRAFEVEAARLAARRRTPEDLAALDDALAAREAAWRGGRVADFVAADAALHTAVVAAAHNTMLAELYASVGTAMRSTLTQAMGDALTPDRHVDHARLVAAIRAGDPELAAREAGTFLEPSPGA; encoded by the coding sequence GTGCCACCCGCAGTCGATTCCACCCCGGTGCCGCCGCGCGGACGTCGGGTCCGGGAGACCATCGCCCAGCTCCGGCAGCGGATCATGCAGGGCGAATGGCCGGTGGGCGGACGGATCCCGACCGAGCCGCAACTGGTCGAGACACTCGGCGTGGGACGCAACACGGTGCGCGAGGCGGTCCGCGCCCTGGCCCACGCCGGGGTGCTGGAATGCCGCCAGGGCTCCGGCACCTACGTCCTCTCCACCGACGAACTCGCCCCGGTGGTGGCCCGCCGGCTCACCGACCACCGGATGACCGAGGTGATCGAGGTACGCCGGGCCTTCGAGGTGGAGGCCGCACGGCTCGCCGCTCGGCGGCGTACCCCTGAGGACCTGGCCGCCCTCGACGACGCGCTCGCCGCCCGCGAGGCGGCCTGGCGCGGCGGCCGGGTCGCCGATTTCGTGGCGGCCGACGCCGCGCTGCACACCGCCGTGGTCGCGGCGGCGCACAACACCATGCTCGCCGAGCTGTACGCCTCGGTCGGCACCGCGATGCGCAGCACGCTCACTCAGGCCATGGGCGATGCGCTGACGCCGGACCGGCACGTCGACCACGCCCGGCTGGTGGCCGCGATCAGGGCCGGCGATCCGGAGCTGGCCGCCCGGGAAGCCGGCACTTTTCTGGAGCCCTCGCCCGGGGCATAG
- the mscL gene encoding large conductance mechanosensitive channel protein MscL produces the protein MIKGFKDFIMRGNVVDLAVGIVIGAAFTGLVTAFTDSFLKPIINLIGPGPAGDGAQFSLGTDNPVTWGAFVNALITFVLTAAALYFLVVFPMNRLAERRQRGEEPPPAAPSEEIKLLTEIRDALVAAGRTTPAQQRGALDDVLGRRDEPPAAR, from the coding sequence ATGATCAAGGGATTCAAAGACTTCATCATGCGCGGCAACGTCGTCGACCTCGCGGTCGGCATCGTGATCGGCGCCGCGTTCACGGGGCTGGTCACGGCGTTCACCGACTCTTTCCTCAAGCCGATCATCAATCTGATCGGCCCAGGCCCCGCTGGCGACGGAGCCCAGTTCAGCCTGGGCACCGATAACCCCGTGACCTGGGGAGCGTTCGTCAACGCGTTGATCACTTTCGTGCTCACCGCCGCCGCATTGTACTTCCTGGTGGTGTTTCCGATGAACCGGCTGGCCGAGCGCCGCCAGCGGGGCGAGGAGCCGCCGCCGGCCGCGCCGAGTGAGGAGATCAAACTGCTCACCGAGATCCGGGACGCCCTCGTCGCCGCCGGCCGGACCACCCCGGCTCAGCAGCGCGGTGCCCTGGACGACGTGCTCGGCCGCCGGGACGAACCGCCCGCGGCGCGCTGA
- a CDS encoding STAS domain-containing protein: MALSADESGRLGELLTSRADQITQRWTEVLAGQLRGRLSQAELVRQVQELHRALVDALSKGAVDLNAEDATELRAVLAEFSRGQARQGFSATETATGVFALKEALLTALEADQSVATLRDYVAFSALVDQMGLFTFETFVRTRESLIADQAEQLLELSTPVVKLWEGVVAVPLVGTLDSARAQVVMERLLQTLVDTGSPYAIIDITGVPAVDTQVAQHILKTVVAARLMGADCIISGIRPQIAQTIVALGIEFGDIATKASLADALRHVLRLTGVETSRRQSRREA, encoded by the coding sequence ATGGCGCTCAGCGCTGACGAGAGCGGTCGGTTGGGTGAGCTGCTGACCAGCCGCGCCGACCAGATCACCCAGCGGTGGACCGAGGTCCTAGCCGGGCAGCTGCGGGGCCGGCTCAGCCAGGCCGAACTGGTCCGGCAGGTTCAGGAACTTCATCGCGCCCTGGTCGACGCCCTCAGCAAGGGCGCGGTCGACCTGAACGCCGAGGACGCCACCGAGCTGCGGGCCGTGCTCGCCGAGTTCTCCCGCGGGCAGGCCCGGCAGGGCTTTTCCGCCACCGAGACCGCCACCGGCGTGTTCGCCCTCAAGGAGGCGCTGCTCACCGCACTGGAGGCCGACCAGAGCGTGGCGACCCTGCGTGACTACGTCGCCTTCTCCGCGCTTGTCGATCAGATGGGTCTGTTCACCTTCGAGACCTTCGTCCGCACCCGGGAGAGCCTGATCGCCGACCAGGCCGAGCAACTGTTGGAGCTCTCCACCCCGGTGGTCAAGCTCTGGGAGGGCGTGGTGGCGGTGCCGCTGGTCGGCACGCTCGACTCGGCCCGTGCCCAGGTGGTGATGGAGCGGCTGTTGCAGACCCTGGTCGACACCGGCTCGCCGTACGCGATCATCGATATCACCGGCGTACCGGCGGTGGACACGCAGGTGGCCCAGCACATCCTGAAGACCGTGGTGGCCGCCCGACTGATGGGTGCCGACTGCATCATCTCCGGCATCCGGCCGCAGATCGCGCAGACCATCGTCGCGCTCGGCATCGAGTTCGGCGACATCGCCACCAAGGCGAGTCTCGCCGACGCGCTGCGGCACGTGCTGCGGCTCACCGGGGTCGAGACCTCCCGCCGCCAGTCGCGTCGGGAGGCGTGA
- a CDS encoding ATP-binding protein yields the protein MTSGVDLGRPQTQSVGSDEDVVRVRQLVRTVAVAVRLSLVDQTKVVTAASELARNTLVYGGGGTVEVSAIDNGRRPGIQIVFADSGPGIADLDLALTDGYTTGGGLGLGLSGARRLVDEFDIQTAPGQGTRITITKWSR from the coding sequence GTGACCAGCGGGGTCGACCTGGGCCGCCCCCAGACGCAGTCGGTCGGCAGCGACGAGGATGTCGTACGCGTCCGCCAGTTGGTGCGTACCGTTGCCGTGGCCGTCCGACTCTCCCTGGTCGACCAGACGAAGGTGGTCACCGCCGCCAGTGAACTCGCCCGCAACACACTCGTCTACGGCGGCGGTGGGACGGTCGAGGTGAGCGCCATCGACAACGGTCGGCGACCCGGCATCCAGATCGTCTTCGCCGACTCCGGTCCCGGCATCGCCGACCTGGATCTCGCGCTGACCGACGGCTACACCACCGGTGGTGGCCTGGGCCTCGGCCTCAGTGGTGCCCGCCGACTGGTCGACGAATTCGACATCCAGACCGCGCCCGGTCAGGGCACCAGGATCACGATCACCAAGTGGTCCCGGTGA